A single Eubalaena glacialis isolate mEubGla1 chromosome 18, mEubGla1.1.hap2.+ XY, whole genome shotgun sequence DNA region contains:
- the LOC133078684 gene encoding zinc finger protein 665-like, with product MLETYRNLLSLDISHIHVVKKLQPRANSDRGEVFQTVMLERQESHEMKHFYFTEIQEDDFGCQWKDDERNYKGMSVACKENVTHRRDRHGRWNSGKKPIENRLTLSFQDELHVFKNDIYKCNDCGKAFNHGSSLRRHQIIHTGEKLYKCGVCGNVFRLKSHLISHWTTHTREKTYKCNDCGKSFNHGSSLRRHQISHTGEKLYKCDVCSKVCSQNSSLKRHQRIHTGERPYQCNECGKTFNRGSHLSTHEVIHTGVKLCKCDVCGKVFSQNSCLRIHRRIHNGEKPYKCNECGKVFRQNSHLGRHQRIHTGEKPYKCKECGKVFNQYSNLASHQRIHTGEKPYNCNVCGKVFSQNSNLVSHQRIHTGEKPYKCNECGKFFNQKAYLTKHQRVHNEEKSYKCNVCDKVFNRNSNLESHQRIHTGEKPYKCNECGRFFSQKPNLGKHQRVHTGEKPYKCNECGKVFSRNSLFAIHQRIHNVEKPFNFNEVEMPLLRSQPSLNIR from the exons ATGTTGGAGACCTACAGGAACCTGCTCTCCCTGG ATATCTCTCATATACATGTGGTCAAGAAATTACAACCAAGAGCAAACAGTGATAGAGGAGAAGTATTCCAAACCGTGATGTTGGAAAGACAGGAAAGCcatgaaatgaaacatttttactTCACGGAAATCCAGGAAGATGACTTTGGGTGTCAGTGGAaggatgatgaaagaaattacaaaggGATGTCTGTAGCCTGTAAGGAAAATGTAACTCACAGAAGAGATCGACATGGTAGGTGGAATTCAGGAAAGAAGCCCATTGAAAATAGACTTACATTAAGCTTTCAGGATGAACTGCATGTATTTAAGAACGATATTTACAAATGTAATGACTGTGGCAAAGCCTTTAATCATGGCTCATCCCTCCGCAGACACCAGATAATCCATACGGGAGAGAAGTTATATAAATGTGGGGTATGTGGCAATGTTTTTCGTCTAAAGTCACACCTTATAAGTCATTGGACAACTCATACTCGTGAGAAAACTTACAAATGTAATGACTGTGGCAAAAGCTTTAATCATGGCTCATCCCTCCGTAGACATCAGATAAGCCATACCGGAGAGAAACTGTATAAATGTGATGTATGTAGCAAAGTGTGTAGTCAGAATTCCTCCCTTAAACGTCATCAGAGGATTCATACCGGAGAGAGACCTTACCaatgtaatgagtgtggcaaAACCTTTAATCGTGGTTCTCACCTCTCCACACATGAGGTAATCCATACAGGAGTGAAATTATGTAAATGTGACGTGTGTGGCAAAGTCTTTAGCCAAAATTCATGCCTTAGAATCCATCGGAGAATTCATAAcggagagaaaccttacaaatgtaatgagtgtggtAAGGTCTTTCGTCAAAATTCACATCTTGGaagacatcagagaattcataccggggaaaaaccttacaaatgtaaaGAGTGTGGCAAGGTCTTTAATCAATATTCAAATCTTGCAagtcatcagagaattcatactggagagaaaccttacaacTGTAATGTGTGTGGCAAGGTCTTCAGTCAAAATTCAAATCTTGTAagtcatcagagaattcacacgggagagaaaccctataaatgtAACGAGTGTGGCAAATTCTTTAATCAAAAGGCATACCTTACAAAGCATCAGAGAGTTCATAATGAAGAGAAGTCTTACAAATGTAATGTGTGTGACAAGGTCTTCAATCGAAATTCAAATCTTGAAagtcatcagagaattcatactggagagaaaccttacaaatgtaatgagtgtggcaGGTTCTTTTCTCAAAAGCCAAACCTTGGAAAGCATCAGAgagttcatactggagagaagccttacaaatgtaatgagtgtgggaaGGTCTTCAGTCGAAATTCACTTTTTGCAATTCATCAGAGAATACATAATGTAGAGAAACCTTTCAACTTTAATGAAGTTGAAATGCCTTTACTCAGATCTCAACCCTCACTAAATATCCGATAA
- the LOC133078776 gene encoding high mobility group nucleosome-binding domain-containing protein 3: MPKRKSPENPEGKDGSKVTKQEPTRRSARLSAKPAPPKPEPKPRKTSAKKELATKVNKGAKGKKEEKQEAGKEGTEN, translated from the coding sequence ATGCCGAAGAGAAAGTCTCCAGAGAATCCAGAGGGCAAGGATGGATCCAAAGTAACTAAACAGGAGCCCACCAGACGGTCTGCCAGGTTGTCAGCGAAACCTGCTCCCCCAAAACCTGAACCTAAACCAAGAAAAACATCTGCTAAGAAAGAACTGGCAACAAAGGTTAACAAAGGTGCtaaagggaagaaggaggaaaagcaaGAAGCTGGAAAGGAAGGCACAGAAAACTGA